Proteins co-encoded in one Quercus robur chromosome 8, dhQueRobu3.1, whole genome shotgun sequence genomic window:
- the LOC126696750 gene encoding putative pentatricopeptide repeat-containing protein At1g16830, with amino-acid sequence MLWRFYRWSLLHPTPNRLFIASVLPLRFLSSATVCVTNPTTQNKKFRENQHFPEKNNPFITLTHQIVHSTLLNCTSDLIALSFFLWCAKQPNYFHNTTAFDHMVAVVNRLMHRYETVGGVVRGLESIGCVTKAQTFLLLLRIYWRGGMYDMVFEAFEQMGCFGFKPNTFARNVIMDVLFKIGRVDVAIKVLKETQLPNFLTFNIALCNLCKLNDLVRVREAFTMMLGMGYYPNVETFEMVLNCFCKLSKLVEAYQVLGRMVTLGIPISVNVWGILIDGFCRLHRIDIACSLLEKMGKTGCSPNVVTYTTLIKGLMETKMVGDAFHVLNIMKSKGYAPDLVLCNVLIDCFSKIGRYDDALDVFVNLETQKMAPDSYTFCSLLSTICLSKRFSLLPKLVHGLLIEADLVVGNALLSYFCKAGFPNLAVELYNDMLDRGFTPDKYSFVGLLSGLCGARRIDEAINVYHGIIVNYPGQDAYIHTVITDGLIKAGKLYKAFRVFRKAVVEKYPLDAVSYTVAIHGLLKSGRTGEACTLYNQMKEASIIPNARTYNVILYISCRERDLKMVMQLLQEMIDARVELSCNNYFRLCNFLCRSHNSNSAVNLLIEMRDLGLIPAKAICAPLSEEHVPGLKVDGESLLLLKGYMENDPFVGTSGSEDLSDMAASVD; translated from the coding sequence ATGTTATGGAGATTTTATAGGTGGAGTTTGCTACACCCAACCCCAAATCGCCTCTTCATTGCTTCAGTTCTGCCACTTCGTTTTCTCTCCTCGGCAACGGTATGTGTAACTAACCCAACTACCCAGAATAAAAAATTCCGGGAAAATCAACATTTTCCCGAGAAAAACAATCCCTTTATCACTCTCACTCATCAGATTGTACATTCCACCTTACTGAACTGTACTTCTGATTTGATTGCATTGAGCTTCTTCTTATGGTGTGCTAAGCAACCCAACTACTTTCATAATACGACTGCGTTTGACCACATGGTTGCTGTGGTTAACCGCCTTATGCATCGGTATGAAACTGTTGGAGGGGTTGTTAGGGGATTAGAGAGTATTGGGTGTGTTACAAAGGCACAaacttttttgcttttgttgagGATTTATTGGCGTGGAGGAATGTATGACATGGTTTTTGAGGCTTTTGAGCAAATGGGTTGCTTTGGTTTTAAGCCTAACACGTTTGCACGTAATGTAATTATGGATGTATTGTTCAAGATTGGGCGTGTCGATGTAGCCATTAAGGTTTTGAAGGAGACCCAGTTGCCTAACTTTTTGACATTTAATATTGCATTGTGTAATTTGTGTAAGTTGAATGATTTGGTTCGCGTTCGGGAGGCTTTTACAATGATGTTGGGAATGGGGTATTATCCGAATGTTGAGACATTTGAGATGGTGTTGAATTGTTTTTGCAAGTTGAGTAAGCTAGTGGAGGCATATCAAGTGTTGGGTCGAATGGTTACTTTGGGCATTCCAATATCTGTGAATGTTTGGGGTATACTCATTGATGGGTTTTGCCGGTTGCATAGAATTGATATTGCGTGTAGTTTATTGGAGAAGATGGGTAAGACTGGTTGTTCTCCTAATGTTGTAACATATACTACTTTAATTAAGGGACTTATGGAAACAAAAATGGTAGGTGATGCATTCCATGTTTTAAATATCATGAAATCCAAAGGGTATGCCCCTGACTTGGTTCTTTGTAATGTATTAATAGATTGTTTCTCCAAGATTGGAAGGTATGATGATGCGCTTGATGTTTTTGTAAATTTAGAAACTCAAAAAATGGCACCTGATTCTTATACATTCTGTTCTTTGTTATCTACCATATGTTTGTCTAAGAGGTTTTCTCTCTTACCCAAGTTAGTCCATGGACTTCTCATAGAAGCAGACTTAGTAGTTGGTAATGCACTTCTTAGTTATTTTTGTAAAGCGGGGTTTCCAAATCTTGCTGTTGAGTTATATAATGATATGCTTGATAGAGGTTTTACACCAGATAAATATAGTTTTGTTGGATTACTAAGTGGCCTATGTGGAGCCAGAAGAATTGATGAAGCAATTAATGTTTACCATGGGATCATTGTGAATTATCCTGGTCAGGATGCTTACATCCATACTGTAATTACAGATGGACTTATAAAGGCTGGTAAACTTTATAAAGCCTTTAGAGTATTTAGGAAAGCAGTTGTAGAGAAGTATCCACTCGATGCTGTGTCATACACAGTTGCTATCCATGGACTTCTTAAGAGTGGTAGAACTGGAGAGGCTTGCACCCTGTATAACCAGATGAAGGAGGCCAGTATAATTCCCAATGCACGTACATATAATGTAATACTCTATATTTCTTGTAGAGAAAGAGATCTTAAAATGGTCATGCAGTTGCTACAAGAGATGATTGATGCAAGGGTAGAACTGAGCTGCAATAATTACTTTAGGTTATGTAATTTTCTTTGTAGATCACACAATTCTAATTCAGCTGTTAATCTCTTAATTGAGATGAGAGATCTTGGGTTGATACCAGCTAAGGCAATCTGTGCCCCTTTGTCTGAAGAACATGTCCCAGGTCTGAAAGTAGATGGTGAGAGCTTATTGCTGTTAAAAG
- the LOC126696748 gene encoding disease resistance protein RPV1-like, whose product MAGTTTLPKPFSSSSSSSSYQPPDDYEYDVFLSFSGEDTRKNFTDRLYHALTKAGFRTFGDDEKIERGQYHSSLILQAIQVSRIFLIVFSKNYASSRWCLEELVEILRCRRWSNQMVVPIFYDVSPSDMCNQFEQAFGEHGDNVSIWGRTLTEFANISRLNLESTADGDEAEFIRKIILYISPLKIFSKTFSSSSFSSSSSNQPPDDNEYDVFLSFRGEDTRKNFTDHLYYALAEAGIHTFRDDEEIRKGEELSSEILRAIRGSRMSIIVFSKNYASSRWCLEELVEIMECRKRLKQIVVPIFYDVYPSFVRNQLGSFEEAFVEHEKRYLLDKDKVFRWRRALTEAASLNGWDISNCDRHEADLIRKVIQFILSRLDNKYLFVALYPVGVEAHMKDMTSLLCVGANDVRMVGILGMGGTGKTTIAKAIYNEFYLHFEGRSFLGNVRETSKQHGLVHLQKQLLSKTLRTKKIEVSSVDSGIIMIQERFRHKRVLVIVDDVDHLEQLNAIARSRDWFGLGSRVIITTRDEQLLKNLQVDGVYRAKQMGDSESLELFSWHAFGNEYPAEGFMDISTSVVAYSGGLPLALEVLGSFLFKRSMQEWNCALEKLKRIPHDKVQEKLRISFDALSDDTYKDTFLDISCFFIGMDKNYVVQILDGCDFFAEIGISVLIQRCLLTVDEKNKLMMHDLLRDMGREIVRENYPKEPGKRSRLWLQEEVIDILTLHKGMEGVEGLTLKLPTSEVNFNTKRSEVNFDTKTFIKMERLRLLQLDYAQLTGDYEYLSKELRWLRWHGCPLKFIPNNFYPRKIVAIDLRYSNLREVWKDPKLLNKLEVLNLSHSHDLTRTPDFSRLPNLKKFILKDCTSLFEVHQSIGDLVKIVLVNLKGCKNLRSLPRSLYKLKSLETLILSDCSNIDNLANDLGEMECLTTLRMDNTAIRTVPSTINRLKNLKHFSLCGCKGSQPKTWSSYFLSLISPSEFPKSVNILLDSVQGLSSLKELCLSDCDLSDGTIPKGLGSLRALQSLDLQGNKFHALPSSLGGLSRLRRLILDNNKELQSIPDLPTSLNSLHARNCTALERMPNVSKISSMETLFLTNCHKLVEIPGLDKMLKYFGILHMEGCNNITSTFKQSILQECTMSRVGNMFSIFLPSDDIPNCFMYKDEGPSVCFEVPHITDLNMAGFVVCTVYSPCASNGNLVSQNLLSISVVNHTKKISQTSRQITADVVISSEDHLWLGNVSKGEFNLEGGDKVKVIVDFGAGFIVKKIGVSLLYDGVLDGKMIPYASTSNEDVKDQAWSIKFKRGLHDEKAGPSHCWLEDEPNPL is encoded by the exons ATGGCTGGCACTACAACTCTTCCCAAAcccttttcttcatcttcatcgtcTTCTTCCTACCAACCCCCCGACGACTATGAGTACGATGTCTTCCTGAGTTTCAGCGGCGAAGACACTCGCAAGAACTTCACCGATCGCCTCTACCACGCTTTGACAAAGGCTGGATTCCGCACCTTCGGAGACGACGAAAAGATCgaaagaggacaatatcattCTTCCTTGATTTTACAAGCAATACAAGTGTCCAGAATATTCCTCATCGTCTTTTCCAAAAACTACGCGTCTTCCAGGTGGTGTTTGGAGGAGCTCGTGGAGATCTTGCGGTGCCGTAGATGGTCAAATCAGATGGTTGTCCCTATATTCTATGATGTTAGTCCCTCCGATATGTGCAACCAGTTTGAACAAGCGTTTGGGGAACATGGAGACAATGTATCCATCTGGGGGAGAACTCTCACTGAATTTGCTAATATTTCCAGGTTGAATCTGGAAAGCACTGCAGACGG GGATGAAGCTGAGTTTATTCGGAAAATCATTCTTTATATTTCACCTTTGAAGATCTTCTCAAAAACATTCTCTTCATCCtcattttcatcttcttcttccaacCAACCCCCCGACGACAATGAGTACGATGTCTTCCTGAGTTTCAGAGGCGAAGACACTCGCAAGAACTTCACCGATCACCTCTACTACGCTTTGGCGGAGGCTGGAATCCACACCTTCAGAGACGACGAAGAGATCCGAAAAGGAGAAGAACTTTCTTCCGAGATTTTACGAGCAATACGAGGGTCCAGAATGTCCATCATCGTCTTTTCCAAAAACTACGCGTCTTCCAGGTGGTGTTTGGAGGAGCTCGTGGAGATCATGGAGTGCCGAAAAAGGCTGAAGCAGATAGTTGTTCCTATATTCTATGATGTTTATCCCTCCTTTGTGCGCAATCAGTTGGGTAGTTTTGAAGAAGCGTTTGTGGAACATGAAAAGCGTTACTTGTTGGATAAAGACAAGGTATTCAGGTGGAGGAGAGCTCTCACTGAAGCTGCTAGTTTGAACGGGTGGGATATATCTAACTGTGACAG GCATGAAGCTGATCTTATTCGGAAAGtcattcaatttattttatcaagACTGGACAACAAATACTTATTTGTAGCACTCTACCCAGTTGGAGTAGAGGCTCACATGAAAGACATGACTTCACTATTATGTGTTGGAGCTAATGATGTTCGCATGGTAGGAATTTTAGGAATGGGTGGAACGGGAAAAACAACCATTGCTAAAGCCATTTATAACGAATTTTATCTTCATTTTGAAGGTAGAAGCTTTCTTGGAAATGTTAGGGAAACTTCCAAGCAACATGGTCTGGTTCATCTACAAAAACAACTTCTTTCTAAAACCTTGAGGACAAAAAAGATAGAGGTAAGTAGTGTTGATAGCGGAATCATTATGATACAAGAAAGATTTCGTCATAAAAGGGTACTTGTTATAGTCGATGATGTAGACCATTTGGAGCAACTGAATGCCATAGCTAGAAGTCGTGACTGGTTTGGTTTGGGAAGTAGAGTTATTATAACAACCAGAGATGAGCAGTTGCTAAAGAATCTTCAAGTGGATGGAGTATATAGAGCTAAACAAATGGGTGACAGTGAATCTCTTGAGCTCTTTAGTTGGCATGCCTTTGGAAACGAATATCCAGCTGAAGGTTTTATGGACATATCAACAAGTGTAGTTGCTTATTCAGGAGGATTGCCACTAGCTCTTGAAGTTTTGGGTTCTTTTTTGTTCAAAAGGAGCATGCAAGAATGGAACTGTGcattggaaaaattaaaaaggattCCCCATGATAAAGTTCAAGAAAAACTAAGAATAAGTTTTGATGCACTAAGCGATGATACATATAAGGATACATTCCTTGATATATCCTGTTTCTTTATCGGAATGGACAAAAACTATGTTGTACAAATATTGGATGGCTGTGATTTTTTTGCCGAAATTGGAATCAGTGTCCTCATTCAGCGGTGTCTACTTACGGTTGATGAGAAAAACAAGCTTATGATGCATGATTTGCTTCGAGACATGGGAAGAGAAATTGTTCGTGAAAATTACCCCAAGGAACCTGGTAAACGTAGTAGATTATGGCTACAAGAGGAGGTAATTGACATACTGACACTACATAAG GGAATGGAAGGAGTTGAAGGACTCACTTTAAAATTGCCAACAAGTGAGGTGAATTTCAATACAAAAAGAAGTGAGGTGAATTTCGATACAAAAACATTTATAAAGATGGAGAGGCTGAGATTACTCCAACTTGATTACGCACAACTCACTGGGGATTATGAATATCTTTCCAAAGAGTTACGGTGGCTCCGTTGGCATGGATGCCCTCTAAAGTTTATACCAAACAACTTTTATCCAAGAAAGATAGTTGCAATTGACTTGCGATATAGCAATCTTAGAGAAGTTTGGAAAGATCCCAAG TTGCTCAATAAGTTGGAAGTCCTAAATCTCAGTCATTCACATGATCTAACCCGGACCCCTGACTTTTCAAGACTCCCcaatcttaaaaaatttatactcaAAGATTGTACCAGTTTGTTTGAGGTTCACCAATCTATTGGAGATCTTGTTAAAATTGTTTTGGTAAATTTGAAAGGTTGCAAAAACCTTAGAAGTCTGCCGAGGAGTCTCTATAAGTTGAAGTCTCTTGAAACTCTCATTCTTTCTGATTGTTCTAATATTGACAATTTGGCTAACGACTTGGGGGAGATGGAATGCTTGACTACTCTTCGGATGGACAACACTGCCATAAGAACAGTTCCATCTACCATAAACCGACTGAAGAACCTCAAACATTTCTCTCTATGTGGGTGCAAAGGATCACAACCTAAGACATGGTCTTCATACTTTTTGTCTTTGATATCACCAAGTGAATTTCCCAAGTCTGTCAATATATTGCTGGATTCAGTACAAGGCTTGTCCTCGCTAAAAGAATTATGTCTTAGTGACTGTGATCTATCAGATGGCACAATTCCGAAAGGTCTTGGGAGTTTACGTGCTCTTCAATCTTTAGATCTACAAGGCAATAAGTTCCATGCCCTACCATCAAGCCTTGGTGGTCTTTCAAGGCTTCGTAGGCTCATTTTGGATAATAACAAAGAACTTCAATCAATACCAGATTTACCTACAAGTTTGAATAGTCTGCATGCAAGAAACTGCACAGCTTTGGAAAGAATGCCAAATGTATCGAAGATCTCAAGCATGGAAACTTTGTTCCTTACTAATTGCCACAAATTAGTTGAGATTCCAGGTTTGGATAAAATGTTGAAGTACTTTGGAATCCTTCACATGGAAGGGTGCAACAATATTACAAGTACTTTCAAGCAAAGCATCCTACAg GAATGCACTATGAGTAGAGTTGGTAACATGTTTAGCATATTCCTTCCTAGTGATGATATTCCTAATTGCTTCATGTATAAGGATGAAGGGCCCTCAGTGTGTTTTGAAGTGCCTCATATTACTGATCTCAATATGGCAGGGTTTGTGGTATGCACTGTTTATTCACCATGTGCAAGCAATGGCAATTTAGTATCTCAAAATCTTCTTAGCATTTCAGTTGTCAATCATACCAAGAAGATTAGTCAGACCTCTAGGCAAATAACAGCTGATGTTGTAATCTCCTCTGAAGATCACCTGTGGCTGGGCAATGTTTCTAAAGGTGAGTTCAATTTGGAGGGCGGTGATAAAGTAAAAGTTATCGTAGATTTTGGGGCTGGATTCATTGTTAAGAAGATAGGGGTCAGCCTATTATATGATGGGGTTCTTGATGGAAAAATGATTCCTTATGCCTCTACATCAAATGAGGATGTTAAAGATCAGGCTTGGTCGATAAAGTTTAAGAGAGGACTTCATGATGAGAAGGCAGGACCAAGCCATTGTTGGCTTGAAGATGAACCAAATCCTTTATGA